The segment GCGGGCTTACGCCCGCCGGTTCGGGGGCGACGAGGAGCTGTGGGGCCTGGCGGGCCTCCTGCACGACATGGACTACGAGCGCTACCCGCAGCTGGAGGTGCACCCGCTCAAGGCGGTCGAGGAACTGAAGGCGCGCCACTACCCGTCCGAGGTGGTAGAGGCCATCCTCGGCCACAACAGCTACCACGGCCAGGCGCGCACGACGCCCATGGCCAGGGCGCTGTGGGCGTGCGACGAGCTGACCGGCTTCATCGTGGCGGTGGCGCTGGTACGCCCCAGCAAGGACCTTGACGACGTGACCGTCGACTCGGTGAAGAAGAAGTTCAAGGACAAGGCCTTCGCCCGCGGGGTCAACCGTGAGGAGATCTTCCAGGGCGCCGAGGAACTGGGCGTCCCCCTCGACGAGCACATCCAGACCGTGATTGACGCGATGCGGG is part of the Bacillota bacterium genome and harbors:
- a CDS encoding HDIG domain-containing metalloprotein, producing the protein MPGADGRPSREEAWQLLQEWTQNPNLLKHALAVEAAMRAYARRFGGDEELWGLAGLLHDMDYERYPQLEVHPLKAVEELKARHYPSEVVEAILGHNSYHGQARTTPMARALWACDELTGFIVAVALVRPSKDLDDVTVDSVKKKFKDKAFARGVNREEIFQGAEELGVPLDEHIQTVIDAMRGIKSELGLDGKPD